In Diadema setosum chromosome 19, eeDiaSeto1, whole genome shotgun sequence, a genomic segment contains:
- the LOC140242374 gene encoding E3 ubiquitin-protein ligase SHPRH-like — MRKKRKPSSTRHLEAEKRQCLSWNMYDAAENAGPSTSSSSQDEGIQMEEGMVEERLPGGDPPQESRIILEPRDGNIMAAQPLDCNGREDFPEQFSITRSSYQLLRETSKFKMKVHFTSPDEAERCGLLCHLVLQLDALSPGVGGVTRPKTLPFDTACLYMRDSPGHDFLVCDDRWSAAPLGPPSRKDAILGRDRPLTFAVRMEKRPGPKCLESFEALHKHKKHDLVRLCVRDYDCHSGRAVLEAWLLRDIVTRPVFSAQWPTKKKQCAPVQHVMNWFHGFSIPAPGKCKFHKRYDYDALFGKVRQYHQTQEEWLNINVQHPALIPVLRPYQRDAVRWMVKKEQNIHDGRNRGSPHVLWKEFKTVDDKVLYYNPDTGEITDQRQEMPGVFPGGILADEMGLGKTVEVLATILANPRWREQDPTASDATIAEKLDESENDDDAFPIESGSGDVAATPETACSESEGIENMEASSLASNMGYHQGEMSSHQNDNTDAEIGKVKSPLDLQGTSGEGLSCGGSVGTLQEQLESMTRPVSVDAVPCSSVAKRDEDSQMNTRICAEPRVAAVRLETENPRSGTVVACTVSGGTDAPFSSANAGMQEITSEGVDVEAVVEKGPSTCGANLSMRSPDTDLGTCPMESPESSQQQDACSSQDASEQGLEQQTDMHKGLTGKEEEQMDDGEPLADREETKVFQCICGSKEDQIDPPTCVRCLECDTWQHAACVNFEMHMPAEPHEGQRVDYWCPHCFPRVDPLPSGATLIISPATISHQWVDEINRHIDSTTLKILVYQGVKKDKYVQPKTLAGHDIVITTYNTLQNELVYANMPHPGMEGRNLRHTKRYMTTPSPLPCVEWWRVCLDEAQMIECPTAKSAEMALKLSAKNRWCVTGTPIQKSLDDLYGLFLFLGVEPFWVKHWWDKLLSAPYSRGNREPLQKALCKIFWRTAKRDVLEQIAIPPQKEIIHWLNFSAVESHFYKRKHEECSTNFTTYSHKTSVLPDTKLSTLDRKSLQRLLGPLLRLRQACCHPHVVRGEFTAMQKKRHLSMRDLLTNMIGKAEVESDGAHRQLVCALNGLAAIHCIRDEIAEAVKLYREVLKSAEENKAHIRTDKLQLMHAIHNMRAIQRDRPEVVEPMPEDDDLPRKMESFRQEYLIRSENLVINSLQSLQPITDKVKELKKKIPSGPPWYLDGIQWVVMQGLGADLVDKLKTDMEAKSEAMGLVDKFRDVRGFQYILVSELGELAELYEAAWKGVVDLRSRLDSGSLLAEATDCHLRPFKGREKHTCAFCKVADQLQSYEMKLFSFDVRNLDLQNAAGPAELTEDEEEPVNALTAGPHGTWAASETEKALRILYGFIRQCHADRTILDEGAIFLEMLEQQRKEFKPLRAYWGAMRDRVAAMDELEMAMLRLRVKLPGEETDPASQPYIIEPLEVDQQRYKFMNDRIVAQNDLRRKLGQLVYLQNLCRAQYDNVKDGHNPEPCPVCVRPLGVEWTVLQCGHSFCSDCMEILLKRSHVAGCQRAVRCAICRQRTEGAEVTYASTSPPPESQPPLPEEARQIHVVGDHSTKIEAVVRALIILQDEEPGAKVLIFSTWTEVLDLISRALKQNKIKFQNCFKGSSSKHFQTALLEFKHEPDITALLLPVHSGSKGLNIIEATHVFLVEPILNPASEMQAVGRVHRIGQTRQTFVHRFLVHNTIEEKLHSYLRDHSVKDGLNSVETDTGDMTLSDLEKLFASET; from the exons atgaggaagaagagaaagccAAGTTCCACCCGGCATCTCGAGGCAGAGAAGCGGCAATGTCTGTCCTGGAATATGTACGATGCCGCTGAAAATGCCGGGCCCAGCACGAGTTCAAGCAGCCAAGATGAGGGCATTCAGATGGAGGAAGGTATGGTGGAGGAGAGACTTCCAGGAGGGGATCCTCCGCAAGAATCCCGCATCATTCTAGAGCCCCGCGATGGAAACATCATGGCAGCTCAACCCCTTGACTGTAATGGCAGGGAGGATTTTCCCGAGCAGTTTAGCATCACCAGAAGCAGTTATCAATTGCTGAGGGAAACATCCAAATTCAAGATGAAAGTCCACTTTACATCACCAGATGAGGCAGAGAGATGTGGACTTCTGTGCCATCTTGTTCTTCAGTTGGATGCTCTTTCTCCTGGGGTGGGTGGCGTGACCCGCCCCAAGACTCTCCCCTTTGACACGGCGTGCCTCTACATGAGAGATTCCCCTGGGCACGACTTCCTCGTCTGCGATGATCGTTGGTCTGCTGCACCTCTAGGTCCCCCAAGTCGGAAGGACGCCATTCTTGGGAGGGACCGGCCTCTCACGTTTGCGGTGAGAATGGAGAAACGGCCGGGCCCGAAGTGCCTGGAGAGCTTTGAGGCCCTCCACAAACACAAGAAGCATGACCTTGTCCGTCTATGTGTGCGTGACTATGACTGCCACTCTGGTCGGGCGGTCTTGGAGGCGTGGCTGCTCAGAGACATTGTTACCAGGCCAGTTTTCTCAGCACAGTGGCCGACAAAGAAGAAGCAATGTGCACCTGTTCAGCATGTGATGAATTGGTTTCATGGATTTTCCATACCAG CTCCTGGCAAGTGCAAATTCCACAAGCGGTACGACTACGACGCACTCTTTGGTAAAGTGCGGCAGTACCACCAGACGCAGGAAGAGTGGCTGAACATCAACGTCCAGCATCCGGCCCTCATTCCGGTCTTGCGGCCGTACCAGCGAGATGCAGTCCGATGGATGGTGAAGAAGGAGCAGAACATTCATGATGGGAGGA acagggGCTCCCCACATGTTTTGTGGAAGGAGTTCAAGACAGTTGATGACAAGGTCTTGTACTACAACCCTGATACTGGAGA GATTACTGATCAGAGACAAGAGATGCCTGGTGTGTTCCCTGGTGGCATCCTAGCCGACGAGATGGGCCTGGGGAAAACGGTGGAAGTCCTGGCCACCATCCTGGCGAACCCTCGGTGGAGAGAGCAGGACCCTACAGCGAGTGATGCCACCATCGCCGAGAAGTTGGACGAAAgtgagaatgatgatgatgcgtTCCCTATAGAGAGCGGTAGCGGGGACGTGGCAGCGACCCCAGAGACAGCATGTTCAGAGTCAGAGGGAATTGAGAATATGGAAGCCAGCAGTCTAGCCAGCAAT ATGGGATATCATCAAGGGGAGATGAGCTCACACCAAAATGACAACACAGATGCTGAGATTGGGAAAGTTAAAAGTCCACTGGATTTGCAAGGGACATCAGGGGAAGGCTTAAGCTGTGGGGGCAGTGTTGGGACTTTGCAGGAACAGCTAGAGAGTATGACAAGGCCAGTTTCAGTGGATGCTGTGCCTTGTTCAAGCGTCGCCAAACGGGATGAAGACAGCCAAATGAACACTCGGATTTGTGCCGAGCCCAGAGTGGCTGCAGTCAGACTGGAAACAGAAAACCCTAGGAGTGGGACTGTTGTTGCATGCACAGTGTCGGGCGGTACAGATGCTCCATTTTCCTCTGCTAATGCGGGTATGCAAGAAATAACATCGGAAGGTGTGGATGTGGAAGCAGTTGTGGAAAAAGGACCAAGCACGTGCGGGGCAAACTTGTCGATGCGGTCGCCAGACACGGACCTTGGGACATGCCCCATGGAATCGCCAGAGTCGTCACAGCAACAGGATGCATGCAGCAGTCAAGATGCCAGTGAGCAAGGACTCGAACAGCAGACAGATATGCACAAAGGTCTGACAGGGAAAGAGGAGGAACAAATGGATGATGGAGAGCCACTTGCTGACAG GGAGGAGACAAAGGTATTTCAGTGCATATGTGGCTCCAAGGAGGACCAAATCGACCCACCGACCTGCGTGCGGTGTCTGGAATGTGACACCTGGCAACACGCCGCCTGCGTCAACTTCGAGATGCACATGCCGGCCGAGCCGCACGAAGGTCAGCGTGTGGATTACTGGTGTCCGCACTGCTTCCCCCGAGTG GATCCCCTTCCATCAGGAGCTACCCTCATCATCTCACCCGCCACCATCAGTCATCAATGGGTGGATGAGATCAACAGACACATCGACTCCACAACCCTCAAGATTCTG GTCTATCAGGGCGTCAAGAAAGACAAGTACGTCCAGCCCAAGACTCTGGCTGGGCATGACATTGTGATCACCACGTACAACACGCTGCAGAACGAGCTGGTGTATGCTAACATGCCTCATCCAG GGATGGAGGGTCGTAATCTGCGCCACACCAAGCGTTACATGACCACACCCAGCCCCTTGCCCTGTGTGGAGTGGTGGCGGGTCTGTTTGGATGAGGCTCAGATGATCGAGTGTCCGACAGCCAAG TCGGCTGAAATGGCACTGAAGCTCTCCGCCAAGAATCGATGGTGTGTGACGGGTACTCCCATTCAGAAAAGTCTCGATG ATCTGTATggtctctttctgtttcttggAGTTGAGCCCTTCTGGGTTAAACACTGGTGGGACAAGCTGCTTAGCGCCCCCTACAGTCGAGGCAACAGAGAGCCCCTCCAGAAAGCCCTGTGCAAGATATTTTGGCGTACAGCCAAGAGAGACGTCTTGGAACAG ATTGCTATTCCACCGCAGAAGGAGATCATACACTGGCTTAACTTCTCTGCTGTCGAGTCTCACTTCTATAAACGCAAACATGAGGAATGCTCCACAAACTTCACCACC TACTCTCACAAGACTAGCGTCCTCCCAGATACCAAGTTATCAACCCTGGACCGCAAGTCATTACAGCGG TTGCTGGGCCCTCTGCTGCGGCTGCGCCAGGCCTGCTGCCACCCCCACGTGGTGCGGGGCGAGTTCACCGCCATGCAGAAGAAGAGACACCTGAGCATGCGGGACCTGCTGACCAACATGATCGGCAAGGCAGAGGTGGAGAGCGACGGGGCCCACCGGCAGCTGGTGTGCGCCCTCAACGGTCTGGCCGCCATCCACTGCATCAGGGACGAG ATTGCTGAAGCCGTCAAGCTGTACCGTGAAGTCTTGAAGTCGGCTGAGGAGAACAAGGCCCACATCAGGACGGACAAGCTGCAGCTGATGCACGCCATCCACAATATGCGAGCCATCCAGCGGGACAGGCCAGAGGTCGTTGAACCAATGCCAGAGGATGACGACCTCCCGAGAAAG ATGGAGTCTTTTCGACAGGAGTACTTGATCAGGTCAGAGAACCTTGTTATCAACAGTTTACAGTCCCTCCAGCCAATCACAGACAAGGTCAAGGAGTTGAAGAAAAAG ATTCCATCGGGACCTCCATGGTACCTGGACGGTATCCAGTGGGTGGTTATGCAGGGCCTCGGAGCCGACCTGGTGGACAAACTCAAGACTGACATGGAGGCAAAGAGCGAAGCCATGGGCCTTGTCGACAA GTTCCGGGATGTCCGTGGGTTCCAGTACATCCTGGTCTCTGAGCTTGGGGAGCTCGCCGAGCTGTACGAGGCGGCGTGGAAGGGCGTGGTCGACCTCAGGAGCAGGCTGGACAGCGGGTCTCTGCTGGCGGAGGCAACCGACTGCCACCTCCGGCCGTTCAAGGGGCGAGAGAAGCACAC CTGTGCCTTCTGCAAAGTGGCTGACCAGTTGCAGAGCTACGAGATGAAACTATTCTCCTTTGATGTCAG AAACCTGGATCTCCAGAATGCAGCTGGGCCGGCGGAGCTCACGGAGGATGAGGAAGAACCGGTCAACGCACTCACAGCTGGCCCCCATGGCACCTGGGCGGCCAGCGAGACGGAAAAGGCCCTGCGCATCCTCTACGGCTTCATTAGGCAGTGCCACGCAGACAGGACCATTCTCGACGAGGGCGCTATCTTCCTGGAGATGTTGGAACAGCAGAGGAAGGAGTTCAAG CCCCTGCGAGCATACTGGGGTGCCATGAGGGACCGTGTCGCTGCCATGGATGAGCTGGAAATGGCCATGCTCAGGCTGAGGGTCAAGCTGCCCGGTGAGGAAACTGACCCGGCCTCTCAGCCCTACATCATCGAGCCACTGGAG GTCGACCAGCAGCGCTACAAGTTCATGAACGACCGCATCGTGGCCCAGAACGACCTTCGTCGCAAGCTGGGCCAGCTGGTCTACCTCCAGAACCTATGCAGGGCGCAGTACGACAACGTGAAGGACGGCCACAACCCCGAGCCCTGCCCAGTGTGTGTGCGCCCTCTTGGGGTGGAA TGGACAGTTTTGCAGTGTGGCCATAGCTTCTGCAGCGACTGCATGGAGATTCTTCTCAAACGCTCTCACGTCGCCGGTTGCCAGCGTGCCGTGCGGTGCGCCATTTGCCGGCAGCGAACCGAGGGCGCTGAGGTCACCTACGCGAGCACCTCCCCGCCGCCGGAGAGCCAGCCGCCACTGCCGGAGGAGGCACGCCAAATACATGTCGTCGGCGACCACTCCACAAAGATAGAGGCAGTCGTCAGGGCCCTTATAATTCTCCAGGATGAAGAGCCTGGGGCAAAGGTTCTCATTTTCTCTACG TGGACTGAAGTCTTGGACTTGATATCAAGAGCTCTGAAGCAAAACAAGATCAAGTTCCAGAATTGCTTCAAAGGCAGCAGCTCTAAGCACTTCCAG